The DNA window CGCTGCCGCAGGCGAGGGCATCGAGCAGATCCCAAGCCTCGATCGGATGAAGCTGCACCGGCGTTGCCGTGGCCAGCAGCAGGCTGCGCGTGTGCGGCGATATTTCGCGCACGAATGCGAGCAGATTGTTTGGCTGGGCGGCGTCGTACTCCTGGCCGGACGCGAGGTTCTTGCGTCGTGCGCGGTGGGCTTCGTCCACGATCACGCAGTCGAAGTCCATGTGTGCCGGGTAGTCGGTCACCTCCGAGCGGCGAGTGACGAGGCCGGTGGATACGATTCCGATACGTCGCGGACACTTGCGGATTGATTCCGGCCCGGCGCTCGGGTGCTCGATGCCTGCTTCATCGACCCATTGTCTCCCGTCCCAGACCGCGGCCGGCAGGTCGAGCAGGTTGGCGAGCTCGTCTTGCCACTGCCAGACGAGCGGCTTGGGCGCGAGCACCAGGATCGGTTTGTCGCCGGTCAGCGCGATCAGCTCCGCGGTGATAGCCAACTGCAGGGTCTTCCCCAGACCGACTTGATCGGCCAGGACGAAGCGGGCACCGAAGGGCCCACGATGGGCGTCGAAGGCGAGCTTGACGAAATGCTTCTGATGCGCCCACAGGCCGACGTGCTCGCGGTAGACCGGGCTTTCGATCACCGCCGCGGCAGGCTCGGGGGCCTCGCGCCATTTCTCGATGGAATGGACCACTTCCCGGCGCGCGAGCCGCCCGACATCCTCGACCACGAATTCCGCCAACGGCACCGCGAAGAGCGAGCCCCACAGCGCGTCGAACTCTTCCTGCACCCACGCGACGGCGTCAGGTGAGTCGTCCTCCCATACCAGCTCGTAATTGAGCTTCCAGGCAGAGAAGGTTTCGTTCGCCGAACCCATGAACGCGGTCTTGCCACCGTTGGCGAGCGTGATGACGCCGGCTTTGCCATGGATCAATCCGAACCGTTCGTCCGGCAGCACGCGGACTTCCAGCCGGCGGCTTGCCAGGAACCGGTATAGCCGTGCGAACCGATGTTTGGCGCCCTCACCGAGGTTTTCTGGATGAGATCCGCACCACTCCTGCCGCAACGCCGCCTGAGCCGCTTTCGCCGTCACGACATCCTGGGCATCGAGGCCGGAGTTGCAGATCAACCGGATCGGCCCTTGCGCCGACTCCAACGCTTCGCCGGCGACCTCCAGTATCGAGGAAGAAAAGTAGCCGGCGATCCGGTCATATGAGCGCGCGCCGGCGAGGCGCGGCGCGAGAAAGCTCGCGTCGAGCGGCTGCCGGCGCGAAGAGAAGCGATTCAAGGCGCGCGCGAGTGCGGCACGATCAATCCCGCTCGTGCGTCGCGATCCGACTTATACCGCGGCGGGAAACCGGCGCACATCGACCTGCGTGCCCGCTGCCGCCATCGCCTCGGCCGAGCGCAGCAAGGCATCCGAGACGGACGCGTCGACGTAGTCTTCCCCACAGTTCGGACACACCTGCGCTGGGACGTCCTTGAAGACCAGCGTCGCACCGTCGCGCTCCAGCGTCACTGTGGTCACGCCCGCGCGGGTTTCTGCCTGCTTGCACACGATGCACATCATGGCCGCTTGCTCCGGAAGTCCGCTTCCCACAGCGCAGGATCGGGTTCGTACACGGTGATGACGATCGTCTCGTCGTCGCTTGGATTATAGGCCGCGACTACATGCAAGGGCCTGCCCTTGCTCCAGCCGAGCATGAGCCGGCTCGCATAGGGCGTATCGTTTGGGTAGTCCGCGATGGTTTCGCCCGAGCCAAGTACGTCGCGCGCGTCGTCGACGGAAACGCTGCGCTCGAACATGCGCCGCAAGGCGTGGGCGCGGAAGGTGAGCCTCATACGTGGTCGTTCTCGACCGAGCCGGCCAGCCGCCGCGCGGCCTCGGCATCCTGTTCCCAGTGTGGGATAGGCAAGCCGGCGAGGAAGCGCAGGATGGCGCAGATGGCCTCACGGCTGTCCCAGTAGCTCGGCTTGACCTCGTCGCGTAGCCAGCGCAAGCCTTCGCGCGCTTCGTCGGAATCGCAGACGCGGTAGACGGCGAACAGGACGTTGCGTACGAGCGAGCCCGCGAACCCGGCGCCGCCCAACTCCCGGCGCACGAACTCGGAAGCCGTTTTCAAGCGCGTGCGGTTCGCCTGGCCGGAGGCGAGCAAGGGTTGATACTCGCGCACGCCGAAGCCGCGCGCGAACTCCTGGTACACGCCGCTCCTGAACTCGCCATGCCGTTCCACGTCCAGGCCCTTCAGGTAGAACTTCTCTTCGGCGGTGAGTCGCTTCCACAGATGTGCAGGGAAGCCCTTGGGGATGAGGTAATTGCTCGCGGTGCGCACCGCATCCTCGATGATCGGCTGGATCGGGGACCTCTCGCCGCCGCGGCGCGGTCGGGCGAGCTCCTTGGCAACGTCGAGATCCTGGATGCTGCGATAGCGGGTCAGTACTCGCAGCGCCGCGGCGTAGGCGGCGAGCTGGTAGTCGCTGTCGGAGAAGTTCGGGTCGCGTTCGTCTTCCAGCGCCAGCATATCGCGCAGTTGCACCTCGACCTCGGACTCGACCTGGTGCGCGATCTCGTCGAGGAACGCCACTTCGTCGGACGTCTGCTTGCGCAACACCATGAGCACGGTGCCTTGGACGTAGTTGCCTTCCTTCAGCGCGGATTCGGTTTCTGTGGCGATGGTCCACGCGGACGTGACCCGCAAGCCTGCTGCCCAGAGTATCAATGCGAGATCGGCCCAGACGCCAGCGTCCTGATGGGTGAACATCACGACCAACGAGCCCTGGGGCTGCATGTGCTCAGCCAGATTTCTGTAGCACTCCACCATGGCTTCGCGAAACGCCGATGCGTCACCACGAATCGCTAGGGCGCGTCTACTATCGGATGGCCAGTCGGGGAACAGTCGCGCCAGGTGCCGTTCCTGCCAGGCAAGAAAATACTCGGAAAGCTCGTGGTAGTTGATCGCGTCTGCATATGGCGGGTCTGTGATCCAGCAGTCCGCATCAAACGGCACCGCTCTCGCGTCCGCAGCTGATGTTTCCCCCGTCCGCGGCAGCTGAGTGCATGCCAGATCAAGAACGTAGGCCTCGGCGAGTCCAGTAAGCCCTCGACCGGCATACGTTGCCAAGGTGTTCAATGCCTGGTTACTGAATGTCTGTTCGGATTTGTCGCCAACGGTACGGGGATGCCAACGACAAAGACGTGAGTTGTAGTGAGTTGTAGTCAGCAGAGCGAGACAATCCAAACATCGCCGCTGCGGCTTCAATGGGCTGATCGTAGAACCGAGCAACATTTTTCCCCATTAATCCGAGGGCGAGGAGCTGGCGCGGGGTAAACAACTGGTGCCAATGCGTCCAACCTCGCTCCCGCATTAAGCGTGTCGTTTCGTCGCCGGGCTCGATCCGCCGACTCGGCAAAAACCCCTGCACCTGCCAGTCGAAAAAACGTTCGCGAAGCAAGTCCAGCACTCGTTGCTCGCGTACGAGATCGGCTTCGGTCGGGGCGATGTAATAGCGCTCCTGCTGGGGCTTGCCGTCGGCATCGACCCAGGTATGGATATAACGAATGCAGTACAAGCGTTCCTGGAACATGTCGTCCGGGCGCGGCACGAGGTCGTCGTTCTCCCATAACCTGAGCCCGTATTTGGCGTCTTCGCCCCCGCGCCGATCGCCGCGGATCGCCGCGATCGGGGTCGAGCTCGTGCAGTGTGGGCAGTGCAGGCGCGCATCCTTGGTCGTGCCGGCGCGCCTGGCGGCATCGAGCTCCGCCTTGGATACGCCCTGATGGATCTCGATGGCAAAACGCTCATGCTGCGCATTCGGCACCAGCGTGGCGATCGTGTACTTCTTTTCACCAATCACCCAGGAAGGCGCCATCGGCACCATCCAGCCACACTCGGGGCAGCGGGTTTCGGTGCAATAGAGATAGGCATCCGCCCGATCGCCGGCTTCGTTGTGCTCGATCCCCCATTCCGTGATCTGCCGGTCGACGGCAGCATAGACTTCCGCCTGCGCCTTGCGCACGCGCTCGGCAATGTCCGGCCCGCCGCCGATGATGTTGAGCGCGCCCCAGGTGAGCAGCGCGGCGACCGGATTGAGATCCGAGCCATAGGCATCGCAGCCCAGGCGCGCCGCCTCGAACGGCACGCTGCCGCCGCCGCAGAAGGCGTCCCCAACGCGCGGGACATGGCCGAAGCGGCGTTCGCCGAGCTCGCGCACCAGGTCCGGCAGCGATCTGCCACGGGTGCCGAGATGCGCGTTGATCGCCTGCCAGGCCTGTTCCGAAGGCCCGTCGATATGCTCGGGGCGATCGCACCATTCGAGCTTCTCGTCGTAGCTCATGCGCGAGAAGGCGAGTTGCTGCACGACTTCGCGCGCCTCGCGCGCTTTGCCCTTCTTGTACTTCGGCGCGGCCGGATCGCAGCCGGCCTGGAACCACTCGGCGCGCTCCTCGGGCTTAAGGCGCGCGTAGACCTCACGCAATGGGATCGACTTGCTCTTACGCCGCCACAGCCCTTCCGGGTCCATCGTCATGAGCTGCAGGAAGACTTCCCGATCCTTCTTCGGATCGTCGGTCGCTGGTAACAACAGCCCGAGGATGATGGCGCGCACCAGCACCAGGGGCTTGCGGCCCCACCACTTACCTAAGCCGGTGAGCGTCTGGCTCTGCTTTCCCGAGCGCTCCTTGTAGCTTTCTTTCGAAAGCTTTGAAACCGGGAATTGCGCTTCGATGAAGCTGCGTGCTTCGGACGACGGCGCGGTCATGAGCGGACGGTTTTACGGGTCCGCCGCGTGGCCTTTGGCACGGTGAGCGATGGCATGTCGTCGCGGTCGGATTCCGCGAGCAGCCGGAAAACATGTGGTGGCGGCTCGTGATGCGCATGACCGACCGGGTTCTCGGTCAGGGCGAACCGCACCGCCTTGCGCCAACCCTTGCCGCGCCCGTGCACGGCGTGCCCGGTCGCAGCGTTGGTCATCGTGTAAAGCCACCACCGCTCTTCCGGCGCGAGCCCGGCCCAGTTGCGCATGGCCGTCGGGATCAGAACGGGGTCGGCGTCTTCGACTGCCCAGGCGAGCAGCACCAGCTCCTTGCCGAGCAGGCGCGACAGTGGGTTGCCGCCAGTCTTCCATATGCCCGCGGATAAGCCCTGGCGCTTGAGCCGCCGGTTGAACTCGACCCGCACCTCGTCGGCGATCGCGTTCCACTTGCCCCGGTCGAGGCTCACGCGCAGCTTGCCGTCATCCACGCCATCGGCGAAGGTGATGGTTCCGCTGCCGGACGCCGCGTCCCAGCGGTAGTGCTCAGAAATGAGAACCTCCTGTCGATTGCCGGCCGGGATCGTTACCAGGAAATGATGGGTGGATTCGTCGGGGTTGAAGCCGAAGCCCACAGGTGCCTCTTGCGTCACCGGCCGGGTCGAACGCGAGGCGGGCATCTAACTTTCGCTCCAGGGATCGAAGCAGCGCGCGCCGCAGCGCGCGAAGTCGGCTGTGTTGCGCGTCACCACGGTCAGATCGTGCGCCATGCCGGTCGCGGCGATCAAGGCGTCGATGACCGGCAGGGGGGTGCCTCGAATCTCGGCTGCACCCGAGACCGCGCCCCAACGGGTTGCAACGGTTTCGTCCACCGGCAGGATGCGGCCCTGAAATCGCTCGGGAAGGTCCCGACGGATCCAGCTTTCGAGCCGTGCGCGCCGCGCCGACGCGGGCAGCTTGGCTATACCTTTCTCCAGCTCGCCCAGGGTAATCGCGCTCAGGAACAAGGTCTCCTCTTCACACGAATCGACCCAGGCGACGACCTGCGCAGCGGGTTCGGGCCTGACGAGCTCGGAGATCACGCAGGTGTCCAGCAACCAGCTCACAGCAAGACCGCACGGCCGCTGTCCCGGCTGCGCTCGAGATCGAGTGCGACGTCGGCGAGGGGGGAGTTGCGCAGGAACTGCACCAGGCTGCCGCGTGGGCGGCGGGACAGCCGTTTGTAGTCCTTCGCAGCGAGCACGACCACGGCATCGGTGCCTCGCAGGGTGATCACCTGCGGACCTTCTTCCTGAGCCTTGCGTACGACTTCGGACAGCTGGTTCTTCGCTTCCTGCAGTTGCCAGCGAGTCATTGCGGCTTCCTGTTCATCTGGCTAGTCTGGCCAGTATAGGGGACCCGCAGGCCGGGTTCAACGTCACTGCTGGACTTCGTCGCGCACCAACGTGGCCTTCACCTCCTCGACGTAATCGAGCAACTGCTGTCCGGTCGGAAACGCCACGTAGCGGGCGACCAGATTGACTTCGCCTTCGGCGACGAAGGAACGCAGGTACTCGACCGCTTGTTCCATGCGCGCGCCGTTCACACGGATCGAATCCTCCAGCGCGAACTCGACCCACTGTGTGCCGAGGATCCGGATGGATACGCTTCCCGCTTCGGCCTCGAATTGTCTGAGCCGGGCGATGAAGCCGTAGGATGCCCGCGTCGTCGAAAGCTCGAAACCGTGCTGCGGCCGCCACAGCGCAGGCTTTTCCCGATCGATCGGGCGCTCGCCAGGCTGCTCGTTCCAATCGATGTCGACGCGCAGCACGTCCGATTGAACCCCGTTCTTCTCCGCGGCGGCGAGCACCAACCGGGTGCTTTTGGGGATGACGAACGGCGCCTCGTATGTTGCCCCGAAACTGCGGGGCTCGGAGCCGTCGGTCGTGTAGCGGATGGCCGCGGGGGGTGCGGCGCGCAGCTCCAGCATTTTGTCATCGCCGCTGTGGTAGACGCGCGAGCGCAACGTGATCGTATTACGCCAGGGAACAGGGTCGCCGGTGTTGTACTTGCCGCCGGAATCCATGGCGAGAAACGAGACTTCGAGCGCACCGGTCGCGTAGTCGCGCCCGTCGAGCTTGTGCGAGGCGGTGGTCGCCTTGCCGCCGACTTCTGCGAACAGGATGTCGGCATTGATCGGCGTCACGCGCAGCTTGCAATGCCCGGTCTCGAGGTCGCGGTTGAGCACTTGCACCTTGACCGACGTGTCCGGCAGCGGAAACGGGCCCTTCTCGACGTACGCGCCGCTCTCGCGCCAGAGTTCCTTGTGAACGCAGTCCTCCTTGAGCTTGTCGAGCGCGTCGGCCTTGTGCCATTGCCAGGCCGGGTTCATCGCGGCGCGCCGCTTGATCTCCGACCACAACATCGCCTTCTGCGTGAATAGGCGCTGCTCGCATTTCTGGCGGAACGTGTCGCCCGCGATGTCGTCCGTGTACTTCTGTTTGGCCTGCAGGGTCTTCGCGACCTGCTCCTCGCCGTGGTAGCGATTCGACGTGAATTCCATGAGAAAGTCGGCAGTCATCAGGCGATCGCTGACCGGGAAGTGCAAGGTTGTAAAGGTCTCGCGCGTGGCGGACAGAAACTGCGTGCGAATGCGATCGAGCAGGTCGCGCGCCTGGACGATCTGGGGATCCTGGTCCGGAGTCCCTTCCGCGATCAGTTCGGCGATGATCTGATTGATGGCCTTCAACTCCTTAGCGGAGTTCAACAGTGCGTCGAAGTTGCGCTGCCCCGTGAGGAAGCAGATCCGGTTGCGGAAGGTCAGTTGCTCGAAATAGCTCTTCAAGTCCGGATGCAGCCCCTGCGCGTGCGGCTCGGTGATGACCAGCGTGACGCGATCTTGGGTAATGTCGAGCTCGTCGATAGGAGGCAGGACCTCCAGCCTCTGGTAGCACCAGCCGGCCTCCGGCTTGAACATCTCGCTCAACTGGCCCTTGAGCTCCCGGATCGACTGGTCGCGAAGATAGGCATCTGCCGTCGTCTTCAGCCGGGCGACGAGGTTCTGGACATTGCGGAAGAACAACCGGCCTTCGCCAGTTGTGTGCAAGTACCAGGCGGCGGTGAGAAAGCGGCCGATGACTTCGTTCTTGAGCTTGGAAACGTCGCGACCCGGCGCGCAGAGGTTGGCGATGATCTCCGGAATCGCGAGCCCTCTGGTAGCACCGGGAATGTTTGCGAGCGAGGAGACGAGAAGAAGCCGTGCAACGTCGCCTGAATCGCTGCCATCGAGATTCGCATCCATGATCTCGGCGACGGCCTGCCCGTTGGATGCGATGTCGTGCGCGATAGCCGATTCGAGAGTCGGGTTGATCTGATTGACCTCGGTGAGCGTCTCACGATCATTCAAGTCGACGTCGTGGGCAGCGACGAGATAACGATTCTCCGCGCCCTTCTGCCAGAGCCTTGCCGTGACGATTCGCATCAAGCGGATCAGACCGCGCGTCTGCTGGAATCCCGGGTTTTCCTTGAAGCGGGCATAGAGGTCCCGGATTGCCGGGTGAAACGGGTACGACTCGACGATCCTCTGCGCGAACTGCTCGGGTGACGCGTTGGTTACGTCCATCTGCCGAGCGTCGCGAACAGCCTTGGCATAGCCTTGGGCGACCTCGGCGATGTCTTCCTTCGGTGGCAGCGCTTCGAAGATTCGCTTGCGCAGGATCTGATAGAACTCGTCCGTGTTCATGCGAACCGGCTCCAGATCCATGGCGCTGCGACCCGTTTCGCGTTGCAGGTCGGAGAGGGCCGAGACAATCTGCTGCGTGCCGGCCTGGTAGGAGGTGGTGAGATCCGTAATGACAAGGACGCAGTTCTTGAGCTCCTCCTTGCCCAGCGCCACGAGCAGGTTCGAAAGCGCGGTCGCGGTGACGACTGAAAGATCCGAATTGCCGACGGCCTTGGCCTTCGCGTTCACGAAGTAGGGCGGCAGCTCGTCCACCATGATCACGACCGGATCGCCTTTGAGCAGGTTGATCCAGGCCGACTGACCCGGTGCCGACAGCGGGGTGTAGTAGTCCTTGAAAAGATCCCGCTTGCCCAACTGGTCCGCGATCGCGCCCCAGATGCCGTACGGTGCGTCACTCTCCCGTCCGGAAAAGGCCACGACTCGAACCGAGCCGAGTTCCTTGCCCGGAGAGTAGAAGCTCGACATGACCGACGTTCGGAAGCCGGGGTGCTTTGCCAGCAGACCGAGTGCGAGCAGGTTGTGCGTCTTGCCGCCGCCCATTGCCTGCGTGAGCTTGAAGATGCCTTGCTCGGATTTGCCTTCCAGGCGCCGGAAGGCCTCCGTCAGGAGGATCTTCATGCCCTCTGTGGTGTAGTTCTCAGCAAAGAACTCGGCGGGATCGATCCGGTCCTGCACGAGGTCGCTCAAGTCGAGAACGGTGTCGCGGCGAGCGGAATCGAAGACGGATGAGCGCGGTTTGCAACCGCTCTTGAGTGTTTTCATGGGCACTCCCTGACGGCCACTTTCCATCGCCGAGTAGCTTATCAGAGGCTTCGTGGCACACACGAAGCGATAAGCCGGGTATCGCGGCGCGTGCTTTGACGATGTAGGAAGTGGCGGCTGCTGCTGAACGGCACGCGGACTAGCGAAAAGGGGTGCGATGCGCTAAATCCGGGTCCGAAGCGGCGATCTGTTGAACCGCCCGCGGCACGAGCGATCGCTCCACGAAGGTCACGACCGATTTGTCGGAATGCGCACGTCCGACTTCGTGTAGGTGCAGGAAAACGCGCCCGGCGGCGGTATCGCGCCAGAACCATCGATCGATGGCGCGTGCGGAAAGCTGTCCAGGTTGCGCCCCGGCCGCCTCGAAATAGTAGGCCTTGACGTCGTCGCAGCAGCGCTTGAGCAGCGTACCGAGCGCAACATCCGGCCGGAGATTCGTTACCGGTTCGCCGCGAAGGAAAATCGCGATCAGCCGTCCCGATTCCTCGATCGGCATGCCGGCGATGCCGACGGTGCTGCGTCCGCGCCGGCGCCTCGCTCGATCGTGCCATGGCGCGAGCTGCGCAATCTCGTCAATAAGCGCGCCGGCCATGTCCTCGGCCCCGCGTTCGCGTGCCGGGCGCTCGAAGCTCACCGGACACACATAGCCTTGGGCATCGCCCGGATCGGCCGGCACGTCCTCGGGAAAGTCTTCCAGCACCGGGCCGCTAGCGGCTTCGAAGAGTGACAGCAAGCGCAACAGCACACGGCGCTGGAACGCCGGGTCGTTCGGTACGCCGAACGGGCGCCCGAGCATGAACGGCACCCACAGCGCGCGCGGCGGCCCGATCGCCGCCGTCTGCTCGCGGATGAGGCTCACCTGCGCGGTGGGCACGCCTTTGCGTTCGAGGTAGTGGCCCACTGCGCCAACGGCGCACGTGCAGTTCGGTCAGACCGGGGATAGCAGGACCGCGTCGACGCGATCCCTCTCGAGCAGCCCGGCCAATTCCTGCGCCTTGGCCTCCATCGCCCGAATCGAAGCGGCCCCCATGAACGAGTAATGAAACGCGGCGACCGATCCGATCACGCCCTCGGCCGCAAACTCGCGCAAGCGGTCGAGCGGAAAGACAACGTTTACGTCTTCCTGGAATCCGGTGCGATCGTAGTTGACCGACACGTGGCTCATGACGATGTCGGCGGCCGGT is part of the Betaproteobacteria bacterium genome and encodes:
- a CDS encoding DUF4258 domain-containing protein; the protein is MRLTFRAHALRRMFERSVSVDDARDVLGSGETIADYPNDTPYASRLMLGWSKGRPLHVVAAYNPSDDETIVITVYEPDPALWEADFRSKRP
- a CDS encoding selenoprotein B glycine/betaine/sarcosine/D-proline reductase — its product is MARLSELPDFEREHHLAKIRDLPDFGPTPWAAGPRLAERRVAIVTTAGLQRRDDIPFAAGSADYRVIAADTPAADIVMSHVSVNYDRTGFQEDVNVVFPLDRLREFAAEGVIGSVAAFHYSFMGAASIRAMEAKAQELAGLLERDRVDAVLLSPV
- a CDS encoding DUF3780 domain-containing protein, which translates into the protein MPASRSTRPVTQEAPVGFGFNPDESTHHFLVTIPAGNRQEVLISEHYRWDAASGSGTITFADGVDDGKLRVSLDRGKWNAIADEVRVEFNRRLKRQGLSAGIWKTGGNPLSRLLGKELVLLAWAVEDADPVLIPTAMRNWAGLAPEERWWLYTMTNAATGHAVHGRGKGWRKAVRFALTENPVGHAHHEPPPHVFRLLAESDRDDMPSLTVPKATRRTRKTVRS
- a CDS encoding YgiT-type zinc finger protein; protein product: MMCIVCKQAETRAGVTTVTLERDGATLVFKDVPAQVCPNCGEDYVDASVSDALLRSAEAMAAAGTQVDVRRFPAAV
- a CDS encoding DUF499 domain-containing protein → MKTLKSGCKPRSSVFDSARRDTVLDLSDLVQDRIDPAEFFAENYTTEGMKILLTEAFRRLEGKSEQGIFKLTQAMGGGKTHNLLALGLLAKHPGFRTSVMSSFYSPGKELGSVRVVAFSGRESDAPYGIWGAIADQLGKRDLFKDYYTPLSAPGQSAWINLLKGDPVVIMVDELPPYFVNAKAKAVGNSDLSVVTATALSNLLVALGKEELKNCVLVITDLTTSYQAGTQQIVSALSDLQRETGRSAMDLEPVRMNTDEFYQILRKRIFEALPPKEDIAEVAQGYAKAVRDARQMDVTNASPEQFAQRIVESYPFHPAIRDLYARFKENPGFQQTRGLIRLMRIVTARLWQKGAENRYLVAAHDVDLNDRETLTEVNQINPTLESAIAHDIASNGQAVAEIMDANLDGSDSGDVARLLLVSSLANIPGATRGLAIPEIIANLCAPGRDVSKLKNEVIGRFLTAAWYLHTTGEGRLFFRNVQNLVARLKTTADAYLRDQSIRELKGQLSEMFKPEAGWCYQRLEVLPPIDELDITQDRVTLVITEPHAQGLHPDLKSYFEQLTFRNRICFLTGQRNFDALLNSAKELKAINQIIAELIAEGTPDQDPQIVQARDLLDRIRTQFLSATRETFTTLHFPVSDRLMTADFLMEFTSNRYHGEEQVAKTLQAKQKYTDDIAGDTFRQKCEQRLFTQKAMLWSEIKRRAAMNPAWQWHKADALDKLKEDCVHKELWRESGAYVEKGPFPLPDTSVKVQVLNRDLETGHCKLRVTPINADILFAEVGGKATTASHKLDGRDYATGALEVSFLAMDSGGKYNTGDPVPWRNTITLRSRVYHSGDDKMLELRAAPPAAIRYTTDGSEPRSFGATYEAPFVIPKSTRLVLAAAEKNGVQSDVLRVDIDWNEQPGERPIDREKPALWRPQHGFELSTTRASYGFIARLRQFEAEAGSVSIRILGTQWVEFALEDSIRVNGARMEQAVEYLRSFVAEGEVNLVARYVAFPTGQQLLDYVEEVKATLVRDEVQQ
- a CDS encoding PIN domain-containing protein yields the protein MSWLLDTCVISELVRPEPAAQVVAWVDSCEEETLFLSAITLGELEKGIAKLPASARRARLESWIRRDLPERFQGRILPVDETVATRWGAVSGAAEIRGTPLPVIDALIAATGMAHDLTVVTRNTADFARCGARCFDPWSES
- a CDS encoding type II toxin-antitoxin system prevent-host-death family antitoxin; amino-acid sequence: MTRWQLQEAKNQLSEVVRKAQEEGPQVITLRGTDAVVVLAAKDYKRLSRRPRGSLVQFLRNSPLADVALDLERSRDSGRAVLL